The following is a genomic window from Babesia bovis T2Bo chromosome 4 map unlocalized Chr4_1, whole genome shotgun sequence.
TTGTGTTATGTTGACGTTTTAATAAGATCAAATTAATCTTATTTAATGGTACTGTTAAGTACTTGCCGCGATATAGCCATGTCTACCTATTTAATTTTTCCATTCCGTTGTTGTTCGCACATATGTGCACCTTCAAATTGCTGCAAGGTGCATCTCACGTGTCTAGACCGATATGATGAACTCACACACTGACTATTGTTTGTATCTTTCGACGGATagtattttacatatacatttgtcggcttttatatatagcagtgCTATAGACAAACAATACACAGATTAATCTTTAGATACTAAGTTCAATAATATTACGGACATATTGTAGACAATGAGAATCATTAGCGGCGTTGTCGGTTGCCTTTTCTTGGTGTTTTCACACCATGTGTCTGCTTTTCGCCACAATCAGAGAGTAGGAAGTCTCGCTCCAGCTGAAGTGGTAGGTGATTTAACCTCCACATTGGAAACAGCTGATACTTTGATGACTCTCCGTGACCACATGCACAACATTACTAAGGATATGAAACATGTTTTGAGCAATGGCCGTGAGCAGATTGTAAATGATGTTTGCTCTAATGCTCCTGAGGACTCCAACTGTCGTGAGGTAGTTAACAATTATGCTGACCGTTGTGAAATGTACGGATGCTTTACGATTGACAATGTCAAATATCCGTTGTATCAAGAGTACCAACCTCTATCTCTTCCAAACCCTTACCAGTTGGATGCTGCGTTCAGATTGTTCAAAGAGAGTGCATCCAATCCTGCTAAGAACAGCGTAAAACGCGAATGGTTGCGTTTCAGAAATGGAGCGAACCATGGTGATTACCACTACTTCGTCACTGGTCTGTTGAACAACAATGTTGTGCACGAGGAAGGAACTACCGATGTTGAATATCTTGTCAACAAGGTACTCTATATGGCTACCATGAACTACAAGACTTATTTGACAGTAAACAGTATGAACGCCAAGTTTTTCAACAGATTCAGCTTCACTACAAAGATATTCAGCCGTCGTATTAGGCAAACATTGAGTGATATCATCAGGTGGAATGTTCCTGAAGATTTTGAAGAAAGGAGCATCGAACGTATCACTCAACTTACTAGCAGCTACGAAGATTACATGTTGACCCAGATTCCAACTCTTTCCAAGTTTGCACGTCGTTATGCTGACATGGTGAAGAAGGTTCTGCTCGGTAGCTTGACCTCGTACGTTGAAGCTCCTTGGTACAAAAGATGGATAAAGAAATTCAGAGACTTTTTCTCTAAAAACGTTACCCAACCTACAAAGAAGTTCATCGAGGATACTAACGAAGTTACCAAAAACTATCTGAAAGCCAATGTTGCTGAGCCCACTAAAAAGTTTATGCAGGACACTCACGAAAAAACCAAAGGCTATCTGAAAGAGAATGTAGCCGAACCTACTAAGACTTTTTTCAAGGAGGCTCCTCAAGTCACCAAACACTTCTTCGATGAGAACATTGGCCAACCCACCAAGGAGTTTTTCAGGGAAGCTCCCCAAGCCACTAAACATTTCCTAGACGAAAACATCGGTCAACCAACCAAGGAGTTCTTCAGGGAGGCTCCCCAAGTCACTAAGCACTTCTTAGACGAGAATATTGCTCAACCTACTAAAGAATTTTTCAGGGATGTCCCTCAAGTCACCAAGAAGGTTATAACTGAGAACATTGCTCAACCAACTAAGGAATTCCTTAAGGAGGTTCCTCATACTACCATGAAAGTCTTGAATGAAAACATTGCTCAACCTGCCAAGGAAATCATACATGAGTTTGGTACTGGCGCCAAGAATTTCATTTCCGCAGCCCATGAAGGTACTAAGCAGTTCTTAAACGAAACTGTTGGCCAACCTACAAAGGAATTCCTGAACGGAGCTCTAGAAACTACTAAAGACGCATTACACCATCTGGGTAAATCATCAGACGAAGCCAACATTTATGATGCCTCGGAAAATACCACTCAGTCTAACGACTCAACTACTTCCAACGGTGAAGACACCGCCGGATACCTCTGATGAGATGCGTTTATAATGGCACAAACTCAACAAATGATGTATCGTCATCTGATCCATCGGTTTTCAATATTGTATTGGATGCAATATCTGAATGCATACGATGCGACAGTTTCCATCATCGGGTGCCGAATCGTAACTCTCAAAACACCATTTTAAGTTATGTAAACTAATATCTATGTTTATGCTTTACGTAAAATGAATGTTTGAGTCTACAGGAAGGAACACGTGTCTAGAAGTATTTAATTTGCGCAGaagaagaatatatattctacgTGAATACATATTTGGATTTccaatcaatatatatacactctAATACGAATCTCGGGTGATGAACAAATTAAATTCAATAAAAAATCAAACCTAGTAGTCACAATTGTGCAACTACGCTATACTATGTCTAATTTACTATAAAATATGCCTCTATTTTGTATCATTATATGGAATTAAATTATTATAATGGCGACAGGTCGGATACCacttatataaataatcaAGAATATTACGAAACAAGGTGTGCATAAATCGATGTGAAGTtaacattgtaatatttcaatataaaatattgaGCTTACGTTAATAAATGTCAATTTTGAAAATAAATATTGTAGCAGTAGCGATTGTTTTCAATAAATAGACAAAAAATGTACGAACGTTTATCCGGCGCAAAAGTTTGTATGTCGAGGTGGATAAAATACAGTGTCTATTAAAAATACTGTAGAATAACGACAATTACAAATAACTTTTTTTATCGCAGTTGCATTTCGGATTAATATAAAGAGATTTATCTAGTGTGTCAATGATAACTTTACTTCTTGGTGTACCGTTTTCAGATGAAACATTGCTTTTTGTGTTATGTTGACGTTTTAATAAGATCAAATTAATCTTATTTAATGGTACTGTTAAGTACTTGCCGCGATATAGCCATGTCTACCTATTTAATTTTTCCATTCCGTTGTTGTTCGCACATATGTGCACCTTCAAATTGCTGCAAGGTGCATCTCACGTGTCTAGACCGATATGATGAACTCACACACTGACTATTGTTTGTATCTTTCGACGGATagtattttacatatacatttgtcggcttttatatatagcagtgCTATAGACAAACAATACACAGATTAATCTTTAGATACTAAGTTCAATAATATTACGGACATATTGTAGACAATGAGAATCATTAGCGGCGTTGTCGGTTGCCTTTTCTTGGTGTTTTCACACCATGTGTCTGCTTTTCGCCACAATCAGAGAGTAGGAAGTCTCGCTCCAGCTGAAGTGGTAGGTGATTTAACCTCCACATTGGAAACAGCTGATACTTTGATGACTCTCCGTGACCACATGCACAACATTACTAAGGATATGAAACATGTTTTGAGCAATGGCCGTGAGCAGATTGTAAATGATGTTTGCTCTAATGCTCCTGAGGACTCCAACTGTCGTGAGGTAGTTAACAATTATGCTGACCGTTGTGAAATGTACGGATGCTTTACGATTGACAATGTCAAATATCCGTTGTATCAAGAGTACCAACCTCTATCTCTTCCAAACCCTTACCAGTTGGATGCTGCGTTCAGATTGTTCAAAGAGAGTGCATCCAATCCTGCTAAGAACAGCGTAAAACGCGAATGGTTGCGTTTCAGAAATGGAGCGAACCATGGTGATTACCACTACTTCGTCACTGGTCTGTTGAACAACAATGTTGTGCACGAGGAAGGAACTACCGATGTTGAATATCTTGTCAACAAGGTACTCTATATGGCTACCATGAACTACAAGACTTATTTGACAGTAAACAGTATGAACGCCAAGTTTTTCAACAGATTCAGCTTCACTACAAAGATATTCAGCCGTCGTATTAGGCAAACATTGAGTGATATCATCAGGTGGAATGTTCCTGAAGATTTTGAAGAAAGGAGCATCGAACGTATCACTCAACTTACTAGCAGCTACGAAGATTACATGTTGACCCAGATTCCAACTCTTTCCAAGTTTGCACGTCGTTATGCTGACATGGTGAAGAAGGTTCTGCTCGGTAGCTTGACCTCGTACGTTGAAGCTCCTTGGTACAAAAGATGGATAAAGAAATTCAGAGACTTTTTCTCTAAAAACGTTACCCAACCTACAAAGAAGTTCATCGAGGATACTAACGAAGTTACCAAAAACTATCTGAAAGCCAATGTTGCTGAGCCCACTAAAAAGTTTATGCAGGACACTCACGAAAAAACCAAAGGCTATCTGAAAGAGAATGTAGCCGAACCTACTAAGACTTTTTTCAAGGAGGCTCCTCAAGTCACCAAACACTTCTTCGATGAGAACATTGGCCAACCCACCAAGGAGTTTTTCAGGGAAGCTCCCCAAGCCACTAAACATTTCCTAGACGAAAACATCGGTCAACCAACCAAGGAGTTCTTCAGGGAGGCTCCCCAAGTCACTAAGCACTTCTTAGACGAGAATATTGCTCAACCTACTAAAGAATTTTTCAGGGATGTCCCTCAAGTCACCAAGAAGGTTATAACTGAGAACATTGCTCAACCAACTAAGGAATTCCTTAAGGAGGTTCCTCATACTACCATGAAAGTCTTGAATGAAAACATTGCTCAACCTGCCAAGGAAATCATACATGAGTTTGGTACTGGCGCCAAGAATTTCATTTCCGCAGCCCATGAAGGTACTAAGCAGTTCTTAAACGAAACTGTTGGCCAACCTACAAAGGAATTCCTGAACGGAGCTCTAGAAACTACTAAAGACGCATTACACCATCTGGGTAAATCATCAGACGAAGCCAACATTTATGATGCCTCGGAAAATACCACTCAGTCTAACGACTCAACTACTTCCAACGGTGAAGACACCGCCGGATACCTCTGATGAGATGCGTTTATAATGGCACAAACTCAGCAAATGATGTATCGTCATCTGATCCATCGGTTTTCAATATTGTATTGGATGCAATATCTGAATGCATACGATGCGACAGTTTCCATCATCGGGTGCCGAATCGTAACTCTCAAAACACCATTTTAAGTTATGTAAACTAATATCTATGTTTATGTATCTACATATAAAAAAAAGCTTGCGTCGACTGGAATGAACATGTCTCTAGAAGTATTTATTTCGTTAATGTaggtaatatatttttatatatacgtGAATCTTACTAAAGGAAATCTTTGATGCTTTACGTATGCATTGGTTAAACAATACTATGGTAAATTATTCCATATGTTAAGATGTAAATACCTTCTAGCAAAACTCAGTTATTTTATAACAATAAACTATACAAATACGGATAATGTACCCATGAAGTAGTCTCTATATCGGTTATATTGTCatcaataaaacaaaagaTTAAACGTATTCGTCGTAAAAAATAAAAcgtaaaatatataaatatcatTCAAAATGCATTATATAGAAAAACAATCATCTTttaaaacaaaatattgatatgcTTATAAATGTAAACATATAATGTAATCGTGCAAAAACACATTgcatgatgatgaagaattAAAATTAACATTACACAATAATATTTTGTATTCAGTGGACCAATTTGGTTTATGTGTAAAGAGAAGGTGGCATCATGATATAGTTGGTCGTATGATGttgttatacacatatatGGCACGACATTTTCATAGTTGAGTAATGAAGTCTAGTTaatgttgccaatgctaGCCAATTAAAATAGGCTaaattatatttatatgaataatttttatattttttcaATTCACGATGGCAGACTTGGCAACAGCAATTGCTGAATTTGATTCTCTTAACGAATTTTCAAAACCTGATGCTAAATTATTATCCACAATACTACTATCGGATGGCGTAAAATTATCACAACAACTTAAGGCGCTTTACTTCTGTCGTGATTTATCTTCTAGTGAATGTGCTACTATCCTTAAAAAGGCACTTGAAGTACACTACGATACATTTTTGAGGTATGTAATAGCACATAATGTTATTATGTTACCTTATTCATTTGTCATCTCTTATAGACATGAAATTGCTTATGTAATTGGACAAGCAGAATGCGAGGAAGCAGCTGACGTATTGGTTCGCCTTTTGGAGGATACTAATGAAGACCCTATGGTCAGACATGAGGTATGTCGTTTAACTCTTTGACATATCGTTCGTAGGCTGCAGAGGCAATTGCCGCCATTGGAGATAAAAAGTACATCGATAAGGTTAGTCGTTTATTTATTGTTTAACTTCTTCAGTTGGAAAAGTATAAGGATGATGAATCAATAGTAGTACGCGATACATGTAGACTAGCGTTGGAGTCCTTGAACAATAATGCTAAGAAAGGCGATAGTTCTGATGGTGTCGCCATTTGTGGTTGTGTATCGGCACCTATCTCAACATCAGCATATAGAGCAATTGATCCTGTACCATGCGTTGCTACAGAAATTGCGGAAATGTCCATTTTGGAATTGAACAAAGTGATGTTAGACGAAGCTGCACCTTTGCATAAGCGTTATGAAGCACTATTCCAAATACGTAATTCCGGAGGTGATGAAGCAGCGGTCATGATAGGCAACGCGCTTATTAGCGATAATGTATCAGAAGTATTCCGTCACGAATGTGCTTTTGTATTGGGACAGATGCAGTCCATGGCAGCTGCAGACCATCTAATCAAGTGTTTGGCGAACAGTAAAGAAAAGCCAATTGCTCGCCACGAAGCGGCATTGGCTCTTGGTTCATGTGCAGCAGCAAGCAATAATCAATCCGACAGGAATCACATAATAGCAGCTTTGGAAGCACACAAGTTGGACAGCATGAAGGTTGTTGCTGATAGTTGTATCGTCGCATTAGATGTTATATCTGAGTCTGCAATTGAGGCCGCTTCATAACACTAATGCAGTACACAGACAATGATACTAATAGATCATATACCGTTTAAATATGGATTATATAAGTCCTTAGAAGTGATACACTGCATCAATATAAAGGATTATATGGCTACATCATagcaaaatatatacatataacatattaaatACACCCTACACCTTGTCTATTATAGTACCTAATATAGAATCTGGTTACATTACTTCACATGACATCAGAGATTTATGGTACATATCAATAAGTGCAATTAAAATTCCTCAAGAGGAATTTTGTTCTTTTCCTTTGTTGTCCCCTTGGGTAGGACCCCCCAATTGACGCGAGAAGCTGGATGTGTCACCGAACATAATAACTCAGGAATACATTTCTGTTTTCATTGGGTACATCATCGATACAATTATTTGAGCTATTGTACACCTCATTTCAAAGGTTGGTTACATTTTGTTTCGTGTGGAAGTCCAATCAATGTACATTGATGGATTCCGTAACGTTTATCCTTGTAATTACGTCTACAGTGTTTATTGATGTCAACCACTGTGTGTTTACGGCTATATCGCTACATTGGTCACTTTTATGTTTCTTTACAACATTCTATTTGGCCAATATTCtattatacattttctGTATACTGTATGCTTCATTCGTTTTATGGACTATACATTCCAGTGTTCTGTAATACTCATACATTATACAGGCTTTATTGTTCTCTTGGGTGTATTGTACTGAAGCAAGATGTTTTTCGGTGATTTTGGTTTTGGCGGTATGCCGGGTGGCATGCCTCACCACCACCGTTCTCGAGAGGTTTGTTTTGTATAGCGGATCCACATACATCATAGGTTGATAATGaaaagttctataaggtACTTGGATTATCTAGGGATTGTTCGGAAAGCGAGATTAAGAAGGCTTACCGCAAACTAGCTATTAAGCACCACCCTGACAAAGGTGGTGACTCTGAGATGTTCAAGGAAATCACCAGAGCTTATGAAGTATTATCAGATCCTGAGAAGCGCCGTATATATGATGAGGCTGGTGAAGACGGTTTGGAAGGTAACATGCCACATGGAGATCCAAGTGATATTTTTGATTTGTTTTTCGGTGGTGGTAGAAAACCCAAGGGAAAGAAACGTGGTGAGGATGTTGTAACCCAGCTGAAGGTTACTCTCGAGCAAATATACAACGGTGCTATGCGTAAGCTCGCAATCAATAAGGATGTTGTATGTGATACGTGTGATGGTCTTGGGGGACCAAGTGACGCCTTTGTTAGTTGTGATCTTTGTAACGGACGTGGTATCCGAGTCCAAATTCGCCAAATGGGTGCAATGATTCAACAATCACAATCGATGTGTCATGCCTGTAATGGCCAGGGTAGGAGCATAAACGAGTCAAAGAAGTGCAAGTCGTGTTCGGGTAAGGGTGTGAAacagatgaagaagattTTGGAGGTAAATATAGACAGGGGTGTACCAGATCAGCATAAGGTGACATTCCATGGCGAGGCTGACGAACGACCAAATGAAATACCCGGTAACGTCGTGTTCATTATATGTCAAGCTCCTCATGATCAATTCAAACGTAGTGGCTCTGACCTCATTATTGTCAAACAGATCCAGTTGTACGAGGCCTTAACAGGTGCTGTTTTCTACATAAAGCACTTGGATGGTAGGGTGCTGCGCATCCAGACACCTGCTAACGAGGTTATTCGCCCATCCTCCATATTTGTTATTGAGAATGAGGGTATGCCAGTGTACCAAAGCGCTTTTAGCAAAGGTAATCTGTATGTCAACTTCGAGGTGCAATTCCCCGTATCACGCAAATTCTCTGCTGCTGAAAAGGATCAGCTTAAATCGCTGTTCCCTTACAAGCCAGAGTCCAAACCCTCGGGTACAACTGCTGCTGAAGATGTGGATGCGCGTGAGGTTGACCCTCAGGAAATACACGACAGGGCACATGCACAATCTCAACAGCAAGCCGACAGTGACCGTGAAGATCATCATCACCACGAGGGTAGAAGTGTGCAATGCAACCAGCAGTGATACTTGTCTAAAGACATTgaaatatttaatatgtcTAATTGTTCCTTTTATTAGCTTGATCTTTCTTCTTACGACTGATCCTTGCAGCTTGCGCTAACAGCGTTGGATCAGCACCCGGTGGGCCCCTAGGGATACTAACAGGTGGTCTTGCCACAGGTGTTGCAACTGTAGTTTGAGCCTCCAAGCGGAGAAATGCCGCTGCAGTAGGGCCATCAGGGCGAGATCCCGGAGCGCGGTAAACCGATTTTTTAACAGTGGGAGCTACTGTACATGCTGTTGGTGAGGGATCCCTTGCCACAAAGGTCCTACCGGGTGAACATATGTATAAATGGTATAGCTCATCAAAATCAATCTGCGATACCAGCTTGCCACTGTAACTGAATACCTTGAAACAGTTATTTACACGCATGCGAGGACATGTTGTAGCAGTCACAAAGTACCTCCCATCAGGTGCAAAATCACAAAACACGGCACAGTCACTCTTGGTTTGAGCTATTTTGCATCGCTTCTTTAGGTCccatatatcaatatcgcCACTAAGATTGCCGAAGCCGCCAATCAAAACCAATCTGTCAAATGCATCGCGTCTGATGGTATTACGATGGTGACGGCCAAAAGTAAGTATTTTATTACCACTGTTCCCGTCGTACATATCAAGCTCTGCGGGTCGTGTACCCTTTATTATAAGTATATCATTCGCCGTGCGTGACCAAGATACCTCGTGGGCTTGGCCTTCAGTAGGTTCCATTATAGTCTCATGATTCGCCTTATGTGGCTGCAACAAAAATAATCCGTTGCCACCGTAATAAGAAGAAAGGCCTTTTACATTATTAATAAATGTACGCAAAACTGCAGTTGTACCCCTGGTACTCCAGAAAAATTCGCCTTCCTCAGCATATTTAAAAACGTTTTCATAGCAGGGTTTCGTAGCATCTTGTAGATTATAGATACGAACTAAACCACTGGTGCCTTTTTGCTCAGGAGTGAACGCAGCCAAATAGCATGCACCGTTTTTTGTCTGTAAATACATGATATTGACACAGAAATGGTTGGCGAAATCAAAAagtatatactatatactTACCACTGGagatattgatattatacTATTAGCAGAAAAAGGCACAGCTCCATCATCACCAAACGTAAGTGATATTTTAGACAGAGGTGTTTCCAGTGAATACTGACCGTCCTTGAAGACGAataaatcattattaaCGCGAATTGTGCAATACGTTTCACAGGGAGTCCATATAGGATATCGCTTTACGGTGTAAGACTTGCTATAGGGAATAGCAAGCACTGGCGTTACATCGGGGCCTATAGAATATAGGTGTTTCTGCATTGAAACATACCATTAATACGGTAAATAACTAAATTGTTAGGGTTAGCCTCGGACCACGCAGTGT
Proteins encoded in this region:
- a CDS encoding Rhoptry-associated protein 1 (RAP-1) family protein translates to MRIISGVVGCLFLVFSHHVSAFRHNQRVGSLAPAEVVGDLTSTLETADTLMTLRDHMHNITKDMKHVLSNGREQIVNDVCSNAPEDSNCREVVNNYADRCEMYGCFTIDNVKYPLYQEYQPLSLPNPYQLDAAFRLFKESASNPAKNSVKREWLRFRNGANHGDYHYFVTGLLNNNVVHEEGTTDVEYLVNKVLYMATMNYKTYLTVNSMNAKFFNRFSFTTKIFSRRIRQTLSDIIRWNVPEDFEERSIERITQLTSSYEDYMLTQIPTLSKFARRYADMVKKVLLGSLTSYVEAPWYKRWIKKFRDFFSKNVTQPTKKFIEDTNEVTKNYLKANVAEPTKKFMQDTHEKTKGYLKENVAEPTKTFFKEAPQVTKHFFDENIGQPTKEFFREAPQATKHFLDENIGQPTKEFFREAPQVTKHFLDENIAQPTKEFFRDVPQVTKKVITENIAQPTKEFLKEVPHTTMKVLNENIAQPAKEIIHEFGTGAKNFISAAHEGTKQFLNETVGQPTKEFLNGALETTKDALHHLGKSSDEANIYDASENTTQSNDSTTSNGEDTAGYL
- a CDS encoding HEAT repeats family protein — translated: MADLATAIAEFDSLNEFSKPDAKLLSTILLSDGVKLSQQLKALYFCRDLSSSECATILKKALEVHYDTFLRHEIAYVIGQAECEEAADVLVRLLEDTNEDPMVRHEAAEAIAAIGDKKYIDKLEKYKDDESIVVRDTCRLALESLNNNAKKGDSSDGVAICGCVSAPISTSAYRAIDPVPCVATEIAEMSILELNKVMLDEAAPLHKRYEALFQIRNSGGDEAAVMIGNALISDNVSEVFRHECAFVLGQMQSMAAADHLIKCLANSKEKPIARHEAALALGSCAAASNNQSDRNHIIAALEAHKLDSMKVVADSCIVALDVISESAIEAAS
- a CDS encoding putative DnaJ chaperone 3, translated to MFFGDFGFGGMPGGMPHHHRSREVDNEKFYKVLGLSRDCSESEIKKAYRKLAIKHHPDKGGDSEMFKEITRAYEVLSDPEKRRIYDEAGEDGLEGNMPHGDPSDIFDLFFGGGRKPKGKKRGEDVVTQLKVTLEQIYNGAMRKLAINKDVVCDTCDGLGGPSDAFVSCDLCNGRGIRVQIRQMGAMIQQSQSMCHACNGQGRSINESKKCKSCSGKGVKQMKKILEVNIDRGVPDQHKVTFHGEADERPNEIPGNVVFIICQAPHDQFKRSGSDLIIVKQIQLYEALTGAVFYIKHLDGRVLRIQTPANEVIRPSSIFVIENEGMPVYQSAFSKGNLYVNFEVQFPVSRKFSAAEKDQLKSLFPYKPESKPSGTTAAEDVDAREVDPQEIHDRAHAQSQQQADSDREDHHHHEGRSVQCNQQ
- a CDS encoding Eukaryotic translation initiation factor eIF2A family protein — its product is MEDISGGLRSMNLRGDTSDNADWYIIAHGKKTQLYQFTPRNAATQSNDECTLIWEEVDISHCCPTHGGDRICINRKGSNILEIIDLFSRKIVSTIQLPPDCVISGILFSTKDTYLVVHTAWSEANPNNLVIYRINGPDVTPVLAIPYSKSYTVKRYPIWTPCETYCTIRVNNDLFVFKDGQYSLETPLSKISLTFGDDGAVPFSANSIISISPVTKNGACYLAAFTPEQKGTSGLVRIYNLQDATKPCYENVFKYAEEGEFFWSTRGTTAVLRTFINNVKGLSSYYGGNGLFLLQPHKANHETIMEPTEGQAHEVSWSRTANDILIIKGTRPAELDMYDGNSGNKILTFGRHHRNTIRRDAFDRLVLIGGFGNLSGDIDIWDLKKRCKIAQTKSDCAVFCDFAPDGRYFVTATTCPRMRVNNCFKVFSYSGKLVSQIDFDELYHLYICSPGRTFVARDPSPTACTVAPTVKKSVYRAPGSRPDGPTAAAFLRLEAQTTVATPVARPPVSIPRGPPGADPTLLAQAARISRKKKDQANKRNN